A genomic stretch from Thermoplasmataceae archaeon includes:
- a CDS encoding phosphosulfolactate synthase translates to MPFFFEEFPRTTGSSAGMTMMIDRLLPGIDEFLEFGWRYLTVAKIGWGLPLLMDSTLLSRRIRKYRDRGVEVSNGGTLLELASSRNLLVPALRHLSEAGFSAVEMSEGIIDLPRNEKNEIVEFARKKAMKLYIEIGRKNAGNQLSLEETLDHINMALEFEPDMVIIEGRETGKSVEIYDSEGNIKWDWVARIAETFDMSRIMFEAPREDQQAQLVTRLGPSVNLGNVSMQSVLPLQSQRMGYRGDTFGGHVSPDKISGSPAAKFVYHIIASHLSVDQSQISRISGLNRRTVQIALESLTTQGVVKAMSDPRDMRHRIYSADRVRN, encoded by the coding sequence ATGCCATTCTTCTTTGAGGAGTTTCCAAGAACCACCGGTAGCAGTGCGGGAATGACCATGATGATCGACCGGTTGCTTCCCGGAATCGATGAATTCCTTGAATTTGGTTGGAGATATCTGACAGTGGCGAAGATCGGATGGGGACTTCCCCTGCTGATGGACAGCACGCTTCTATCGAGGAGGATAAGAAAATATCGTGACAGGGGTGTAGAGGTATCCAATGGAGGTACCCTTCTAGAGCTGGCTTCGTCAAGAAACCTTCTTGTTCCGGCTCTCAGACATCTGTCCGAAGCCGGCTTTTCAGCAGTAGAGATGAGCGAAGGCATTATTGATCTCCCTAGAAACGAAAAAAATGAAATTGTGGAATTCGCCAGGAAAAAAGCCATGAAACTTTACATTGAAATTGGAAGGAAAAATGCAGGAAACCAGCTTTCACTTGAAGAAACTCTCGATCACATAAATATGGCTCTGGAGTTCGAACCGGACATGGTTATCATTGAAGGCAGGGAAACGGGAAAAAGTGTTGAGATATATGACAGCGAAGGAAACATAAAATGGGACTGGGTAGCCAGGATTGCAGAAACATTTGACATGTCCAGGATCATGTTTGAGGCCCCAAGAGAAGATCAGCAGGCCCAGCTGGTCACAAGGCTCGGTCCGTCCGTGAACCTAGGAAACGTGTCAATGCAGAGTGTTCTTCCACTTCAGAGCCAGAGAATGGGATACCGCGGTGACACGTTTGGCGGGCATGTGAGCCCGGACAAAATTTCCGGCAGCCCGGCGGCAAAGTTTGTGTATCACATAATTGCATCCCATCTATCTGTTGACCAGAGCCAGATAAGCAGGATCTCTGGCCTTAACCGGAGAACTGTGCAGATAGCCTTGGAATCCCTGACCACTCAGGGGGTTGTAAAGGCAATGAGCGACCCCAGGGATATGCGTCACCGGATATATTCCGCAGACAGGGTTCGCAATTAG
- a CDS encoding D-sedoheptulose 7-phosphate isomerase, translating to MNSKEIFEYIEAGVEARKDLDVPLVMETGNMIADSFHRGGKLIIFGNGGSAADSQHIAAEFVGRFEKERRALPAIALNTNTSSVTAIGNDYGYDMVFSRQVEAFANRGDVVVGISTSGNSKNVNMALEKANTMGCSTIALTGRSGGEMVKIARKSIVVKSQRTSIIQEIHISIGHIWSKIVEDTL from the coding sequence ATGAACTCAAAGGAGATATTTGAATACATAGAAGCGGGTGTAGAAGCCCGCAAAGATCTCGATGTCCCTCTAGTAATGGAAACAGGAAACATGATTGCGGACAGTTTTCACAGGGGCGGCAAACTCATAATCTTCGGAAACGGAGGAAGCGCTGCTGATTCCCAGCACATTGCCGCAGAATTTGTGGGGCGGTTCGAAAAGGAAAGGCGTGCATTGCCTGCCATTGCACTGAACACAAACACTTCTTCTGTAACTGCTATTGGAAACGATTATGGGTATGACATGGTTTTCTCCCGACAGGTTGAGGCATTTGCCAACCGTGGTGATGTGGTAGTGGGCATTTCCACAAGCGGAAACTCCAAGAACGTCAACATGGCGTTGGAGAAGGCCAACACGATGGGATGCAGTACAATTGCCCTCACAGGAAGGAGCGGCGGGGAGATGGTAAAGATCGCTAGGAAGTCCATAGTGGTGAAAAGCCAGAGAACCTCCATAATTCAGGAAATCCACATATCAATCGGTCACATCTGGTCAAAGATCGTTGAAGACACCCTTTAG
- a CDS encoding NAD-dependent epimerase/dehydratase family protein produces the protein MDKISGKKVIVTGGAGFIGSNLVERLAKNNKVLVIDNLHSGSESNIKDLIISGGIKFIKGDAKDIGKSGFKADYIFHIGIYSASPMYRNNPHLINEVVDGMISVLEYAKDNKSKVVFASTSSIYNGIDPPHREDCVPSVTDYYTEARIAAERLSELYCKLNGISVSAVRFFSVYGWHEEAKKEYANLVTQFMWALKKGEQPIIYGDGKQKRDFIFVDDIVEILIRSSQLTGFNVVNAGTGRNYDLNEMLEKLNEHMGKNIRAKYIEMPVKNYVMETLADTTRLKSLLDYDARVSLDDGIKKLLGK, from the coding sequence ATGGATAAAATTTCAGGAAAAAAAGTCATAGTTACGGGCGGGGCTGGATTTATCGGCAGCAATCTGGTGGAACGCCTTGCGAAGAACAATAAGGTGCTTGTGATAGATAATCTGCACTCAGGCAGCGAGTCAAATATTAAGGACCTTATCATTTCTGGCGGAATAAAATTCATTAAAGGAGATGCTAAGGATATCGGGAAATCCGGGTTCAAGGCGGACTACATTTTTCACATTGGTATATATTCTGCATCCCCGATGTACCGGAACAACCCGCACCTGATCAACGAAGTAGTTGACGGCATGATAAGTGTCCTCGAGTACGCGAAAGACAACAAGTCGAAGGTCGTATTTGCATCGACTTCTTCAATCTACAATGGCATTGATCCACCGCACAGGGAAGACTGTGTACCCAGCGTTACTGATTACTACACTGAAGCCCGAATTGCAGCGGAAAGGCTCTCTGAACTATACTGTAAGCTGAATGGCATAAGCGTTTCCGCGGTCCGTTTCTTTTCAGTATACGGCTGGCATGAGGAGGCCAAGAAAGAGTATGCGAACCTCGTGACCCAGTTCATGTGGGCTTTGAAAAAGGGCGAACAGCCAATCATATATGGGGACGGTAAACAGAAGCGTGATTTCATTTTTGTTGACGACATCGTGGAAATCCTCATCAGGTCATCGCAACTAACAGGCTTCAATGTGGTAAATGCTGGAACGGGGAGAAATTACGATCTCAATGAGATGCTGGAAAAGCTGAACGAGCATATGGGGAAGAACATCAGGGCAAAGTACATCGAGATGCCAGTGAAGAATTATGTCATGGAAACTCTGGCAGATACAACAAGGCTGAAGAGCCTTCTTGACTATGACGCCAGGGTCTCTCTTGATGATGGAATCAAGAAACTCCTGGGAAAGTGA